A part of Desulfotomaculum nigrificans DSM 574 genomic DNA contains:
- a CDS encoding glutamine amidotransferase: protein MKPLLIVKTGTTFSSIRQRYGDFDDFILSQLQITAHDAIIAPIFETLWLPKLDIISGVIITGSHSMVTDREEWSEYLAEWLRNIPAGSLPVLGICYGHQLLAHAFGGEVRYHPQGVEIGTVSIQLTQEGRKDPLLGFLPNSFLGHVDHSQTVIKLPDEAKLLAKNDFEPHHAFVIRGNMWGVQFHPEFGAEITRAYIDEQKQELAQAGYDIEQLQKTVQDHIYGMMLLKRFWEIVRYSDQTS, encoded by the coding sequence GGGACTACTTTTTCGTCAATACGCCAACGATATGGAGATTTTGACGATTTCATCCTTAGCCAATTACAAATTACTGCTCATGACGCTATTATCGCCCCTATTTTTGAAACACTATGGCTGCCTAAGCTAGATATAATCTCGGGAGTGATTATAACCGGATCACATTCTATGGTTACAGACCGGGAAGAATGGAGCGAGTATCTGGCTGAATGGCTTCGAAACATACCGGCCGGGTCACTTCCGGTACTTGGTATCTGCTACGGGCATCAATTGTTGGCACATGCCTTTGGTGGCGAGGTAAGATATCACCCCCAGGGGGTGGAAATTGGAACAGTTAGTATTCAACTAACACAGGAAGGCCGGAAAGATCCGTTACTTGGTTTTTTACCAAATTCTTTTCTTGGACATGTTGACCATTCGCAAACAGTCATTAAACTTCCGGACGAAGCAAAGTTATTAGCCAAAAATGACTTTGAACCTCATCATGCCTTCGTTATCCGGGGCAATATGTGGGGCGTGCAATTTCATCCTGAGTTTGGTGCCGAAATAACCCGGGCCTACATTGATGAACAAAAACAGGAATTAGCTCAGGCAGGTTATGATATTGAACAATTGCAGAAAACCGTTCAGGATCATATTTATGGCATGATGCTGTTAAAGCGCTTTTGGGAAATAGTGAGATAT